The window TTGATGCGGGTTTGGACAATTATTACCGTCACCGTACCGCACAGGCGCAACAAGTCGCTTTGCCGCCACCCGAATTGCTGGAACAGCTGAAACTATACGATTTGCCCGAAGTGCAACAGGGATTTGTCGCCACGCGCCCCGACCAATGCCGTGAAGCGGTGCTGATGTTCGGCGGCATGACTTGCGCTGCCTGTGCGTGGCTGATTGAGCAAAAACTGCTGCGTTTGTCGGGCATGGAAAAAGTGGAATTGAATTACGGCAGCGGACGCGCCCGCGTGGTGTGGAATGATGACGTACTGAAGTTGTCGCAAGTGATGCTGGCGGTGCGCGAAACAGGTTACAGCGCCGAGCCTTACGATGCCGAAAAACGCGACACCGCCGCGCAAAAACAGCGGCGCGGCATGCTGATTCGGATTGCGGTGGCGGGTTTGGCGTCCATGCAGACCATGATGTTGGCGTTGCCCACTTATTTAGATGAAAACATTGAAACTTCCTTTGTGCAGGTGTTGCATTGGGGCGCGTTTGTGATGGTGTTGCCCGCCATGTTTTACGCTGCCACGCCGTTTTACCAAGGCGCGTGGCGCGATTTGAAAAACCGCCGTTCGGGCATGGACACGCCTGTGGCATTGGCATTAACGCTGACTTTTGCAGCGGGGGTGTATGCGCTGTTCAGTCAGGCGGGGCAGGGCATGTATTTTGAAAGCCTTGCCATGTTTGTGTTTTTTTTGCTGGTGGGGCGTTTTATGGAACAAAGCACCCGCCACAAAGCAGGCGATGCCGCCGAGCGTTTGGTGCGCCTTGTGCCTGCGTTCTGCCACCGTTTGCCCGACTATCCGCACAGCCGCCGCAGTGAAGAAGCCGCTGTTGCTGCCCTGCAAAGTGGCGACATTCTGCTGATACGCGCAGGCGAAACTGTTCCCGTAGATGGCGAAGTGTTGGCGGGCGAAAGCGAAACCGATGAAGCCATGCTCACGGGCGAAAACCTGCCTGTTGCCAAACGCACGGGCGACAAAGTTACCGCAGGCACACTCAACACCGCCGCCGAACTGATTGTCCGCGCCGAACAAACGGGCGCGCACACCCGTTTGGCGCATATTGTGCGCCTGCTTGACCGCGCCTTATCGCAAAAACCGCGTTTGGCGGAAATGGCACAACGTTACGCTTCAGGGTTTACCTTGAGTTTGATTGTGATGGCGGTTCCCACTTTTTTGGGCTGGTGGTGGTATGCCGATGCAGGAACAGCGTTGTGGGTAACTGTATCGCTGCTGGTGATTACCTGCCCTTGCGCCTTGTCTTTGGCGACCCCTGCGGCGTTGGCGGCTTCCACCGCGCGTTTGGCAAAAAGCGGCGTTTTGCTTACACGCGGACACGTTTTGGAAACCTTGCCCGCCATCACCGATGTGGTGTTTGACAAAACAGGCACGCTCACTCGCGCCGCTTTCCGCATTACCGAAAGCCATTTTGCCGAATCCGCCAATGCCAACCTTGCCACCGCCGCCGCGCAAGCCTTGGAACAACATTCCGAACACCCCATTGCCCGCGCCTTTGCCCTGTTGCCCGCACCCGCTTGCACCGTAAACGTTAATGGCAGCGTACAAAACCGTGTCGGTTATGGCGTATCGGCGCGTTTGCAGATTCAGGGCGAAGAAAACCAATGGCATTTAGGGCGTGCCGATTTTGTCGCGCAAATCCCCTTGCCCGCCGCATGGCAGCAAGCTGATGAAAGCGGTACTGCCATATTTTTAAGCAAAGACGGGCAATGGCAGGCAATGTTCGTTCTGGAAGACCAAATCCGCAGCGATGCCGAAAGCGTATTGGCGCAACTGCACGCACAAGGTTTGCACACCCATTTATTGAGTGGCGACCGCAGAGCCGCTGTCGCCGCCGCTGCCGAACAAACAGGCATGGGCGCATTCCGCGCCGAAGCCACACCCGAAGATAAACTCGCTTATGTGCATGATTTGCAAGCGCAAGAAAAACGGGTGCTGATGTTGGGCGATGGCATTAACGATGCCCCCGTGTTGGCGGTGGCAGATGTTTCCGTGGCGGTGGCAGGCAGCGCCGATGTTGCCCGTGACGGTGCAGATGTGCTGTTGTTGCAAGACGATTTGTCGCTGCTGCCACAATTGCTGCATCAGGCGCAACGCACACAACGCATTATCCGTCAAAACCTGTGGTGGGCTACGGCGTATAACCTGCTGGTTGTGCCGTTGGCGGTGTGCGGTTGGGTCAAACCGTGGGGTGCAGCCTTGGGCATGAGTGCCAGCTCGCTGCTGGTGGTGTGGAACGCGCTGCGTTTGCGTAAAGGCGGAAAAAACACTTGAAAAATAAAACGCGCAAGATATTTAAATCTTGCGCGTTTTTTATTGTTAATCAGCCAATGATTACAAAGAGCGAATCCCTACCGCATAGCGTGCCTTATCCAATAATGCGCGTGCCTGTACACGCGCCTTGGCTGCGCCAGCTTGCAAAATATCTTCAATTTGCTGCGGATGGGCGAGCAAATGTTCGTATTTTTCGGTAAACGGGTCTAATTCTTCGCCGATTTTGGCAGAAAGCATTTTTTTGGCTTCTCCCCATGCCAAACCTTGTGCCAAAGCATCGGCAAACGCGGCGGTTTCTGCTGGTGTGGCAAAGGCTTGGTAAATGGCAAACAAGGGGCTTTCGTCCGTGCCTTTGGGTTCGCCCGGTTCTTTCATATTGGTCAGGATTTTATTGACAGCTTTTTGGCGTTGCTTGGGCGTTTGAAACAGGGCAATGGTGTTGCCATAGCTTTTGGACATTTTGCGCCCGTCCAAACCGACTAAAAGCTGTACGTTTTCATCGATTTCGGCTTGTGGCAGGACAAAGGTTTCGCCGTAATGGTGGTTAAAGCGTTGGGCGATATCCTGCGCCATTTCAATGTGTTGGATTTGGTCGCGCCCCACGGGTACGCTGTGGGCGTTAAACATGAGGATGTCGGCGGTCATCAGCACGGGATAGCTGTACAAACCCATATCCACTTGATAATCGGCATCGTTGCCTGCGGCAAGGTTGTTGTCTACGGCGGATTTGTAGGCGTGAGCGCGGTTCATCAGTCCTTTGGCGGTCATGCAGCTTAAAATCCAGTTTAATTCTAGGATTTCGGGGATGTCGGACTGGCGGTAAAACACGGTGCGCTCGGGGTCTAAACCGCAGGCAAGCCATGTGGCGGCGATGGCGCGGGTGGATTCGTGGATTTGTTGGGGGTCGCGGCATTTGATGATGCCGTGGTAGTCTGCCAGAAAGAAAT is drawn from Conchiformibius steedae and contains these coding sequences:
- a CDS encoding heavy metal translocating P-type ATPase — protein: MCSAMTDHDSCFHCGLPVPEQLDLSVTYQSQPRRVCCAGCQAVAQSIIDAGLDNYYRHRTAQAQQVALPPPELLEQLKLYDLPEVQQGFVATRPDQCREAVLMFGGMTCAACAWLIEQKLLRLSGMEKVELNYGSGRARVVWNDDVLKLSQVMLAVRETGYSAEPYDAEKRDTAAQKQRRGMLIRIAVAGLASMQTMMLALPTYLDENIETSFVQVLHWGAFVMVLPAMFYAATPFYQGAWRDLKNRRSGMDTPVALALTLTFAAGVYALFSQAGQGMYFESLAMFVFFLLVGRFMEQSTRHKAGDAAERLVRLVPAFCHRLPDYPHSRRSEEAAVAALQSGDILLIRAGETVPVDGEVLAGESETDEAMLTGENLPVAKRTGDKVTAGTLNTAAELIVRAEQTGAHTRLAHIVRLLDRALSQKPRLAEMAQRYASGFTLSLIVMAVPTFLGWWWYADAGTALWVTVSLLVITCPCALSLATPAALAASTARLAKSGVLLTRGHVLETLPAITDVVFDKTGTLTRAAFRITESHFAESANANLATAAAQALEQHSEHPIARAFALLPAPACTVNVNGSVQNRVGYGVSARLQIQGEENQWHLGRADFVAQIPLPAAWQQADESGTAIFLSKDGQWQAMFVLEDQIRSDAESVLAQLHAQGLHTHLLSGDRRAAVAAAAEQTGMGAFRAEATPEDKLAYVHDLQAQEKRVLMLGDGINDAPVLAVADVSVAVAGSADVARDGADVLLLQDDLSLLPQLLHQAQRTQRIIRQNLWWATAYNLLVVPLAVCGWVKPWGAALGMSASSLLVVWNALRLRKGGKNT
- the trpS gene encoding tryptophan--tRNA ligase, translated to MTAQRVLTGITTTGTPHLGNYVGAIRPAIRAAATRPDSESYFFLADYHGIIKCRDPQQIHESTRAIAATWLACGLDPERTVFYRQSDIPEILELNWILSCMTAKGLMNRAHAYKSAVDNNLAAGNDADYQVDMGLYSYPVLMTADILMFNAHSVPVGRDQIQHIEMAQDIAQRFNHHYGETFVLPQAEIDENVQLLVGLDGRKMSKSYGNTIALFQTPKQRQKAVNKILTNMKEPGEPKGTDESPLFAIYQAFATPAETAAFADALAQGLAWGEAKKMLSAKIGEELDPFTEKYEHLLAHPQQIEDILQAGAAKARVQARALLDKARYAVGIRSL